Proteins from one Pseudomonadota bacterium genomic window:
- a CDS encoding HlyD family type I secretion periplasmic adaptor subunit, with the protein MLFKRIFRRDDAYEFKPTMAEIEEKPANPLGKLIFWVIIASFVFFVLWTCLGKVDVVVSARGLVIPEGDI; encoded by the coding sequence ATGTTGTTTAAAAGGATATTCAGACGTGATGATGCCTATGAATTCAAGCCCACGATGGCGGAAATCGAGGAGAAACCGGCTAACCCGCTGGGAAAGCTGATCTTCTGGGTTATTATCGCCTCTTTTGTGTTCTTTGTTCTATGGACGTGCCTAGGCAAGGTTGACGTTGTTGTCAGCGCAAGAGGGCTGGTAATCCCTGAAGGCGATATA
- a CDS encoding HlyD family type I secretion periplasmic adaptor subunit: EGDFVKKGQALMEIDPSMTAPEVESKKKNLQFLELEKLRMYSALGKKGFNPDARIHDSETIKIQRELYASSLAGLQKQLEGKKAELNRIEEEIESTQKDKAQNSVMLVVSSEKEKRLRTVIDIIARNEYEKTTNDILTYSNNIEQSKHKIEQLNYQRQQIISEIAFINENFKTTSLKEFSDKHRQTTEIRAEIDKTAFRNEKQSILSPVEGHISNLYFHTIGGVVTPAQKLMAIVPVDAPLVVKASVLNKDVGFVKDNMPVLIKIDTFDFQKYGTLNGVIRNVAKHSTEDEKLGPVYEVFINLLESRLMVEGRMTPVASGMSLTAEIKVGKRRIIEFFVYPLIKYLDEGIKVR, encoded by the coding sequence AGAGGGGGATTTTGTGAAAAAGGGACAGGCGCTTATGGAGATCGATCCTTCAATGACTGCGCCGGAAGTAGAATCAAAGAAAAAGAACCTTCAGTTTCTGGAGCTTGAAAAGCTCAGGATGTATTCTGCGCTGGGGAAAAAGGGGTTTAATCCTGATGCGAGAATTCACGATAGCGAAACTATAAAAATCCAGAGGGAGCTTTATGCATCATCCCTGGCAGGACTTCAGAAACAGCTTGAGGGGAAAAAGGCGGAACTGAACCGTATCGAAGAAGAGATTGAATCAACGCAAAAAGATAAGGCACAAAACAGCGTCATGCTCGTTGTGTCTTCAGAGAAAGAAAAGAGACTGAGGACGGTTATTGATATCATTGCAAGGAACGAATATGAAAAGACGACAAATGATATTCTCACATATTCAAACAACATCGAGCAATCGAAACATAAGATCGAGCAACTGAACTACCAGAGACAACAAATTATCAGCGAGATAGCATTTATCAATGAAAATTTCAAGACAACGTCTTTGAAGGAGTTTTCCGATAAACACAGACAGACAACAGAAATCAGAGCTGAAATTGATAAAACAGCCTTCAGGAACGAGAAACAGAGCATACTCTCCCCGGTGGAAGGTCATATTTCAAATCTTTATTTCCACACAATAGGCGGCGTGGTAACGCCTGCGCAAAAACTCATGGCAATCGTTCCGGTAGATGCGCCCCTTGTTGTTAAGGCATCGGTTCTCAATAAAGATGTCGGTTTCGTAAAAGACAATATGCCTGTCCTGATAAAGATCGACACCTTTGACTTCCAGAAATACGGTACATTAAACGGTGTGATAAGGAATGTTGCAAAGCACAGCACAGAGGACGAAAAGCTTGGACCCGTTTATGAAGTATTTATCAACCTTCTCGAATCCCGTCTTATGGTTGAAGGACGGATGACGCCGGTTGCGTCGGGCATGAGCTTAACGGCTGAAATCAAGGTCGGAAAAAGACGGATCATCGAGTTTTTCGTATATCCGCTGATAAAGTATCTGGATGAGGGGATCAAGGTCAGATAA
- a CDS encoding type II toxin-antitoxin system VapB family antitoxin, with protein sequence MRATLNIPDDLIVEVQNLSGEKSKTKAIVTAMQEYIKERKIKKLLELRGRFQIDYNWQKEEEIELQAQKEREKLLER encoded by the coding sequence ATGCGTGCAACATTAAACATACCCGACGACCTCATTGTTGAAGTACAAAACCTTTCCGGTGAAAAATCGAAAACCAAAGCCATAGTTACTGCTATGCAGGAGTATATAAAAGAGAGAAAGATCAAGAAACTTCTTGAATTGAGAGGGAGATTTCAGATTGATTATAACTGGCAGAAAGAAGAAGAAATTGAACTTCAGGCACAAAAAGAAAGGGAGAAACTTCTTGAACGATAA
- a CDS encoding PIN domain-containing protein has product MNDKILADTSVWIEFFNTESDAGNMLESLISTDSVAICGIVLFELMQGIKSETEKSTILDAISELPYIEMNSNLWQKSAALSASLRKKGITLPLSDIFIAAIALEHNLLIFTLDKHFESIPGISLYKHKPQI; this is encoded by the coding sequence TTGAACGATAAAATACTGGCAGACACAAGCGTATGGATAGAATTTTTTAATACAGAATCGGATGCCGGGAATATGCTTGAATCACTTATTTCCACCGACTCTGTCGCAATATGCGGAATAGTACTTTTTGAGCTTATGCAGGGTATAAAGTCAGAAACAGAAAAATCAACCATCCTGGATGCCATCTCTGAACTTCCGTACATAGAGATGAACTCAAATTTATGGCAAAAATCAGCGGCATTGTCTGCATCATTGAGAAAAAAAGGGATTACTCTTCCCTTATCCGATATCTTTATCGCCGCCATTGCATTGGAACACAATCTCCTCATATTCACCCTGGATAAACATTTTGAAAGCATTCCCGGCATATCCCTTTATAAACATAAACCGCAGATTTAA
- a CDS encoding cache domain-containing protein produces the protein MHKLIRLYQIIAFSTFVVLLSIFISGCESRYEDLDLSVYQYRDTKDLVKFVYDASLILNKDGLKSLEYFRNNRKLYLTPDRYLYIYDMNGVNIYHTGMPHLEGKNLWNLKDKNGKKPIQMVIAALADKNNPHAWVHYSWWEPGKFYPVPKSSCHFKVTTAEGMVLFVGGGLNYPHEEKEFIRIIVDDAAQLIKEKGDSALSEIADPVSQYIFRDVKVFAFTQAGKLLISPVMNDSLTEFKLLDCVDEMGHKPFEKALKGLENKDSVWEIFLAKNRYQRILVKKSLYLRKTYIADQEIYVGAITDLPQPPG, from the coding sequence ATGCATAAATTAATTCGATTGTACCAGATTATTGCTTTCTCAACATTTGTTGTACTTCTTTCTATATTCATATCGGGCTGTGAAAGTAGATATGAAGATTTAGATCTTAGTGTCTATCAATACCGCGATACAAAAGATCTTGTCAAATTTGTTTATGATGCTTCGCTGATACTCAACAAGGATGGTTTGAAAAGTTTGGAATATTTCCGAAACAATCGCAAACTTTATCTTACACCTGACCGCTACCTTTACATCTACGATATGAACGGAGTGAATATCTATCACACAGGCATGCCGCATCTCGAGGGTAAAAACCTTTGGAATCTTAAAGATAAAAACGGTAAAAAACCAATTCAAATGGTGATTGCCGCATTAGCTGATAAAAACAATCCGCATGCCTGGGTGCATTATTCTTGGTGGGAGCCGGGTAAATTCTATCCTGTTCCTAAATCCTCTTGTCATTTTAAAGTTACAACCGCTGAAGGTATGGTATTATTTGTTGGTGGCGGTTTGAATTATCCTCACGAAGAAAAGGAGTTTATCAGAATTATAGTTGACGACGCCGCTCAATTGATTAAAGAAAAAGGCGATTCTGCGCTTTCGGAGATAGCAGATCCTGTCTCTCAATATATTTTCCGCGATGTGAAAGTATTTGCTTTTACCCAAGCCGGCAAATTGCTTATATCGCCTGTGATGAACGATAGTCTTACTGAATTCAAACTGCTGGATTGTGTCGATGAGATGGGTCATAAACCATTCGAGAAGGCGCTGAAAGGACTAGAGAATAAGGATTCAGTTTGGGAGATATTTCTGGCGAAAAACCGATATCAGCGGATACTTGTAAAAAAGAGCTTATACTTGCGCAAAACATATATCGCTGATCAGGAAATCTATGTCGGCGCGATAACAGACCTTCCCCAACCACCAGGATAA